The following coding sequences lie in one Silvanigrella aquatica genomic window:
- the hflX gene encoding GTPase HflX yields the protein MTKINIDIEKTLELEKSRLQLENRDQGGMTAYLVSLELPEDDPADIQESLQELGALVRTLGDECIGVTVQKKAKPVPATYIGLGKAEEIKNSCVLLKIDYVVFDQELSPTQVRNLENLIAKPVLDRTSIILQIFKKNARSKESKTQVEIVHLEYMAPRLSNAWITWERQRGGGGAGGRVKGAGETQIEIDRRRMKDKISSLKKDLEKILKERETQRKNRADEWNVVLVGYTNAGKTTLMNALTESHLSAKDSLFETLDSSVRRIRGTNNMNILVTDTVGFIRNLPHGLVASFRSTMEEASKADLLLHIVDISHKSYKEHIKVTDEVLAQVGAAEVPKIIVFNKIDNIVGEPRLPRILARSYPKSICISSHKEEDIRRFREMIVQFLAQNMVESTFHVNYGDSKMLSLIYSHTRVLESNWTQDEGIFRVRMSKSVYQRYFVSGKNEDIQEW from the coding sequence TTGACAAAAATAAATATTGATATTGAAAAAACGCTGGAATTAGAAAAATCAAGGTTACAACTTGAAAACCGTGATCAAGGTGGGATGACGGCTTATTTAGTCAGTTTAGAACTTCCCGAAGATGATCCTGCTGATATTCAAGAAAGTCTCCAAGAATTGGGAGCGTTAGTCAGAACATTAGGTGATGAATGTATTGGCGTCACGGTGCAAAAAAAAGCGAAACCTGTACCTGCAACATATATTGGACTTGGTAAAGCAGAAGAAATTAAAAATTCATGCGTTCTTTTAAAAATTGATTATGTTGTATTTGATCAAGAACTTTCACCCACTCAGGTAAGAAACTTAGAAAATTTAATTGCAAAACCTGTTTTAGATAGAACAAGTATTATTTTACAAATATTTAAGAAAAATGCACGCTCAAAAGAATCGAAAACTCAAGTTGAAATTGTGCATTTGGAATATATGGCTCCCCGACTTTCTAATGCTTGGATTACTTGGGAAAGACAAAGAGGCGGTGGTGGTGCCGGTGGCCGCGTGAAAGGTGCTGGGGAAACACAAATTGAAATCGACCGTAGGCGCATGAAGGATAAAATTTCTTCCTTAAAAAAAGATCTCGAAAAAATATTAAAAGAAAGAGAAACGCAAAGAAAAAATAGAGCTGATGAGTGGAATGTTGTGTTGGTTGGTTATACCAATGCCGGAAAAACAACATTAATGAACGCCCTTACAGAAAGTCATTTGTCTGCAAAGGATTCCTTATTTGAAACTTTAGATTCCAGTGTGCGACGTATTCGTGGCACAAATAATATGAATATTCTTGTAACCGATACTGTTGGTTTTATTCGTAATTTACCTCATGGCTTGGTAGCAAGTTTTAGAAGTACTATGGAAGAAGCGAGTAAGGCCGATTTATTGCTTCATATTGTAGATATATCGCATAAATCATATAAAGAACATATTAAAGTAACAGACGAGGTTCTTGCTCAAGTAGGGGCTGCAGAAGTTCCAAAAATAATTGTTTTTAATAAGATTGATAATATTGTCGGTGAGCCTCGATTGCCTCGTATTTTAGCACGAAGTTATCCTAAAAGTATATGTATTTCAAGCCATAAAGAAGAAGATATCCGTCGGTTTAGAGAAATGATTGTACAATTTCTTGCTCAAAATATGGTTGAAAGCACGTTTCATGTAAATTATGGTGATTCCAAAATGCTTTCGCTTATTTACTCTCACACGCGAGTTTTAGAATCGAACTGGACACAAGACGAAGGAATATTTAGAGTGCGTATGTCAAAAAGCGTTTATCAACGCTATTTTGTGAGTGGAAAAAATGAGGATATTCAAGAATGGTAA
- the murB gene encoding UDP-N-acetylmuramate dehydrogenase has translation MQSSLPSFFLQNQSLKDKTYYKMGGIARYFAVPQNINQIQESLFWCQKNKIPCSVLGSGSNSIYADEEFKGLVISLEKLAKWFWETDEFLFVEAGVTNTEVSEICMAANRGGASWMHRMPGQMGASIRMNARCYGGEISQIVNQILTIDTNGILKTYLAEDVFKGYKSTLLMNVPEIVIGARLHFPHVVAAEKLIQHMLECEADRHKKRHFYMPSCGSTFKNNYSVGRPSGQVFDELGFKGYSVGSAEVSQFHANFIWNKGHALTSDFLNLTAQMRKKAFEKAHAVLELEVQPVGLFSQDQFENCGMEKLGPSYKAENEKSWVGLLFYPDEKLKEKKTIAKNETSFPFKIFDSSFIEYSQTPLNGCTSVGVQILQQIPFEIAKNFPDKPFLEWQTYLTEDPQNIFLLKVNLKNKKNPQNKFVDELWQYSVSEIFFADSLNPHNNYLEFEMTPNGEWVAIEFMGVRQRSNRNEKLTKNIWNNMIFNNLCHSFYKEKQLRYIFGMTFTYAHLEKLLKNKNHEILIQCALSLGNSRYYLAPYWKHEEFIQKHDNGIIIQNNAMPNFHQPEKYWKIKLF, from the coding sequence ATGCAAAGCTCACTGCCAAGTTTTTTTTTACAAAATCAATCTTTAAAAGATAAAACATATTATAAAATGGGAGGAATAGCCCGTTACTTTGCCGTTCCACAAAATATCAATCAAATTCAAGAATCTCTTTTTTGGTGTCAAAAGAATAAAATTCCCTGTTCCGTATTAGGCTCTGGAAGCAACTCTATATATGCTGATGAAGAGTTTAAGGGGCTGGTTATTTCTTTAGAAAAATTAGCCAAATGGTTTTGGGAAACCGATGAATTTTTATTTGTCGAGGCCGGTGTTACGAATACGGAAGTATCAGAAATATGTATGGCCGCCAATAGAGGGGGGGCATCGTGGATGCACCGTATGCCCGGTCAAATGGGAGCCTCTATTCGTATGAATGCCCGCTGTTATGGTGGAGAAATTTCTCAAATCGTAAACCAGATTTTAACTATTGATACCAATGGAATTTTAAAAACATATTTGGCAGAAGACGTTTTTAAAGGTTACAAAAGTACTTTATTAATGAATGTTCCCGAAATTGTTATAGGAGCAAGACTGCATTTTCCCCATGTTGTGGCAGCAGAAAAATTAATTCAACATATGCTTGAGTGTGAAGCAGATCGCCATAAAAAAAGACATTTTTATATGCCCAGCTGTGGCTCCACGTTTAAAAATAACTATTCTGTGGGACGGCCTAGTGGACAAGTGTTTGATGAACTTGGATTTAAAGGTTACAGCGTTGGTAGTGCGGAGGTCAGTCAGTTTCATGCCAATTTTATTTGGAATAAAGGTCATGCTTTGACATCTGATTTTCTCAATCTTACTGCCCAAATGCGAAAAAAAGCATTTGAAAAAGCTCATGCCGTGTTGGAATTAGAGGTACAACCCGTGGGTCTTTTTTCTCAAGATCAATTTGAAAATTGTGGCATGGAAAAATTAGGACCTTCCTATAAAGCGGAGAATGAAAAAAGTTGGGTTGGCTTATTGTTTTATCCTGATGAGAAATTAAAGGAAAAAAAAACAATTGCAAAAAATGAAACCTCATTCCCTTTTAAAATATTTGATTCTTCTTTTATAGAATATTCACAAACTCCTCTTAATGGCTGCACTTCTGTAGGAGTGCAAATATTACAACAAATTCCATTTGAAATAGCGAAGAATTTTCCTGATAAACCTTTCTTAGAATGGCAGACCTATTTAACGGAAGATCCACAAAATATATTTCTATTAAAAGTAAATTTAAAAAATAAAAAAAATCCACAAAATAAATTTGTAGATGAGCTCTGGCAATATAGTGTAAGTGAAATTTTTTTCGCGGACTCCTTAAATCCTCATAATAATTATTTAGAATTTGAAATGACTCCAAATGGAGAATGGGTTGCTATTGAATTTATGGGGGTAAGGCAAAGAAGTAACAGAAATGAAAAATTAACTAAAAATATTTGGAATAATATGATATTTAATAATTTATGTCATAGCTTTTACAAAGAAAAGCAATTAAGATATATTTTTGGTATGACTTTTACATATGCACATTTAGAAAAACTCTTAAAAAATAAGAATCACGAGATACTCATTCAATGCGCTTTGAGTTTGGGTAATTCGAGATATTATTTAGCACCCTATTGGAAACACGAAGAGTTTATTCAAAAACATGATAATGGGATAATAATTCAAAATAACGCAATGCCTAATTTTCATCAGCCTGAAAAATATTGGAAAATAAAATTATTTTAG
- a CDS encoding chemotaxis protein CheB, with amino-acid sequence MKINLSNYEIEVLLDLSSSITGIEAKSPQIKNYVIKNVLERMTETQHFDFKNYLNLIDKSDEEFKNFLSAVTIHTTGWFREDKHFTLLAQEIKNQYEKNNLRFVNILSVPCSTGQEVYSLAFVLKSLCNELLGLNFAINGFDIDYHSIKKCQNAVYSKTELANIPLEYRKYILNGRDEAKNFFAISREIREHCTFYNVDIRNINSYKDIIKIKNSEIENDSFNIILCRNLFIYFKPEVSNKISKNLYSLLKNNGYLCLGHSEKIEAQKHNLIHIGNSIYQKLLQDNLNISKNDDDIILYTLVDQNRIKPFIERVKKELKTFKIIESISNLKEFLENRKPKIIIIDKEYKTIELIHFLFNYLKTNKNVFIIESILYPLQKEIKNIDIFHESQIFKDFIDWRNFENQTSQTILYLKRILSSNESINPENNNKENKVIKHKEIKKKLENLLPNFIAIGASTGGTIALAELLKNMPPNFPPILIVQHLPHIFSKDFIEKIKKVSGLKFISPSERPLLKPGYIYMADGDNHIIVKGKEGQLRIEPDMSPPKNQLRPCIDFLFESLAKTKAKGVGILLTGMGNDGAHGLLKLIQNGSVTFTQNKESCVIYGMPKEAEALGASCFSGDLHEIRELLLNHIKVK; translated from the coding sequence ATGAAAATAAATTTAAGTAATTATGAAATAGAAGTTTTATTGGATTTGTCATCCAGTATCACAGGAATTGAGGCAAAATCACCCCAAATTAAAAATTATGTTATTAAAAATGTTCTTGAAAGAATGACTGAAACTCAACATTTTGATTTTAAAAATTATCTTAATTTGATTGATAAATCCGATGAAGAATTTAAAAATTTTTTATCGGCAGTCACAATTCATACGACAGGATGGTTTCGAGAAGACAAACACTTTACTTTACTTGCACAAGAAATAAAAAATCAGTACGAAAAAAACAATCTCCGTTTTGTAAATATTTTATCGGTACCTTGTTCCACAGGACAGGAAGTATATTCCCTAGCCTTTGTCTTAAAGTCACTGTGTAATGAACTTTTAGGTTTAAATTTCGCTATAAATGGCTTTGATATTGATTATCATTCTATTAAAAAATGTCAAAATGCAGTCTATTCAAAAACAGAATTAGCAAATATTCCATTGGAATATCGCAAATACATTTTAAATGGAAGAGACGAAGCAAAAAATTTTTTTGCGATAAGCAGAGAAATTAGAGAACATTGTACTTTTTATAATGTCGATATTAGAAATATCAATTCATATAAAGATATTATCAAAATAAAAAATTCAGAAATTGAAAATGATAGCTTCAATATTATTTTATGTCGAAATCTGTTTATTTATTTTAAACCAGAGGTTTCAAATAAGATATCAAAAAATCTTTATAGTTTGCTAAAAAATAATGGATATCTTTGCCTCGGTCATAGTGAAAAAATTGAAGCACAGAAGCACAATCTTATTCATATTGGTAATTCAATTTATCAAAAGTTATTACAAGATAATTTAAATATCTCAAAAAATGATGATGATATCATTTTATACACCCTAGTTGATCAAAATAGAATTAAGCCATTTATTGAGAGAGTTAAAAAAGAATTAAAAACATTTAAAATAATTGAGTCAATATCAAATTTAAAAGAATTTCTTGAAAATAGAAAACCTAAAATCATAATTATAGACAAAGAATACAAGACGATTGAATTAATTCATTTTCTATTTAATTATCTAAAAACAAATAAAAATGTTTTTATCATTGAGTCCATTCTATATCCATTACAAAAAGAAATTAAAAATATTGATATTTTTCATGAAAGCCAAATATTCAAAGATTTTATTGACTGGAGAAATTTTGAAAACCAAACATCTCAAACAATTTTATACTTAAAAAGAATTTTAAGTTCAAATGAAAGTATAAATCCAGAAAATAATAATAAAGAGAATAAAGTTATAAAGCATAAAGAAATTAAGAAAAAATTAGAAAATTTATTACCAAATTTTATAGCTATTGGAGCAAGTACGGGAGGTACAATCGCTCTAGCTGAGTTATTAAAAAATATGCCACCAAATTTTCCACCCATTTTAATAGTGCAACATTTACCGCATATTTTTTCTAAAGATTTTATTGAAAAAATTAAAAAAGTTTCTGGTTTAAAATTTATTTCTCCTTCAGAGCGTCCCCTATTAAAACCAGGATACATATATATGGCAGATGGAGATAATCATATCATAGTGAAAGGAAAAGAGGGACAATTGAGAATTGAACCCGATATGTCGCCACCCAAAAATCAGCTGCGCCCCTGTATCGATTTTCTGTTTGAATCATTGGCTAAGACTAAAGCAAAAGGGGTTGGCATATTATTGACTGGTATGGGAAATGATGGAGCACATGGGCTTTTAAAATTAATACAAAATGGCAGCGTTACCTTCACACAAAATAAAGAATCTTGCGTCATATATGGCATGCCAAAAGAAGCAGAAGCCCTGGGAGCAAGTTGTTTTAGTGGTGATTTACATGAGATTAGAGAACTTCTTTTAAATCATATCAAAGTTAAATGA